In Panicum virgatum strain AP13 chromosome 4N, P.virgatum_v5, whole genome shotgun sequence, a single window of DNA contains:
- the LOC120669580 gene encoding zinc finger BED domain-containing protein RICESLEEPER 1-like isoform X1, which produces MVESLQSSAFSTEAATLANWKFDRKITHCELVRLIVQHELSFSFVEYEGFHSYSLSFNPLAESVSRTTIKENCMEAFQNHKSSLKDFFGSWNSRFSLAAYLWTSNQNTGYLVITCHYIDEDWKVQKRIIKFSVVKTPHDGFNLYSVMLKTIRYYNIEGKLFSITLDNVSANKSMMDLLQENLLVKSMLHCNGDLFHVRCAAHVLNLIVKDGLEVIDGVINDIRESVKYIRGSTSRKEKFDEIIVEVGIDCGSHPTLDVPTYWNSTCDMLESALPFREAFYELDRQDPNYIYSPSLEEWQKAKVVCNLLKVFKKATNVVFGSKYPTSNLYFHEMWSVKEVLDKESSSQNPIIASIVKEMKTKFEKYWKISYLSNCIPVLLDPRFKFGFVEFRLNKAFGDTTSVDKVDKAMRSLYNGYLSEMGESFNCSAQGVEMQVQKKFTRGPTGVNT; this is translated from the coding sequence ATGGTTGAGAGTTTGCAGTCATCAGCATTTTCAACAGAGGCAGCTACTCTAGCAAATTGGAAATTTGATCGTAAAATCACTCATTGTGAACTCGTTAGATTGATAGTGCAACATGAACTATCATTCTCATTTGTGGAATATGAAGGCTTTCATAGTTACTCGCTCAGTTTTAACCCACTTGCTGAATCAGTTTCCAGGACAACCATAAAAGAGAATTGCATGGAGGCTTTTCAGAATCATAAGTCATCACTAAAAGATTTTTTTGGAAGTTGGAACTCTAGATTCTCATTAGCAGCTTATTTATGGACATCTAATCAAAATACTGGATATTTGGTAATCACATGTCATTACATTGATGAAGATTGGAAAGTTCAAAAGAGAATCATTAAATTTTCTGTGGTCAAAACACCACATGACGGGTTCAATCTTTATAGTGTAATGCTAAAAACCATTCGGTATTATAATATTGAGGGCAAACTTTTTAGCATTACACTGGATAATGTGAGTGCTAACAAATCGATGATGGATTTGTTACAAGAAAATTTGTTAGTAAAGTCTATGCTGCATTGCAATGGAGATCTATTTCATGTCCGTTGTGCAGCTCATGTCCTTAATCTTATTGTAAAAGATGGTTTGGAAGTGATTGATGGAGTAATCAATGATATAAGAGAAAGCGTGAAGTACATTAGGGGTTCCACATCTAGAAAGGAGAAATTTGATGAGATAATAGTAGAGGTGGGCATAGATTGTGGGAGTCATCCTACATTGGATGTGCCAACATATTGGAACTCTACTTGTGATATGTTGGAGTCAGCTTTGCCATTTAGAGAAGCTTTTTATGAGTTAGATAGGCAAGACCCCAACTACATATACTCCCCATCACTTGAAGAATGGCAAAAGGCTAAAGTGGTCTGCAATTTGTTAAAGGTATTCAAGAAAGCAACTAATGTTGTTTTCGGTTCAAAATACCCCACCTCTAATCTTTATTTTCATGAAATGTGGAGTGTGAAAGAAGTATTGGACAAGGAATCATCAAGTCAAAACCCAATTATTGCATCTATAGTGAAAGAAATGAAGACGAAGTTTGAGAAATATTGGAAAATATCATACTTATCAAATTGCATACCAGTTCTACTTGATCCTCGATTCAAGTTTGGATTTGTTGAGTTTCGCTTAAACAAGGCTTTTGGAGACACAACCAGTGTTGATAAAGTAGATAAAGCTATGAGAAGTTTGTACAACGGATACTTATCTGAAATGGGAGAGTCCTTTAATTGTTCTGCTCAAGGAGTTGAGATGCAAGTTCAGAAAAAGTTCACTCGTGGTCCGACTGGAGTCAACACATGA
- the LOC120669928 gene encoding uncharacterized protein LOC120669928: MSPPPRALPKSPKVLRTRPPRVCCFSPRSHPEPRVAARPVLLSQIHPTSPPLATHQSWRPGSNRRPPFRGAAPLPAHCSSPKSTPPRIRLPFTGAGDRAAPPAAASRSRRIDPRESRRRAAHRSNCKKCGTRRRLQAARAREGPREPARALCSHPCGGPPRRRMLHSMDYGAHPFVRAQSASVAAAAKPHGPYRSPCLPDCPSPSSRSIFQSPSRYVVTRNEENKENDLGPAPLEEMAPDVSMDA, from the exons AtgtctccgccgccgcgtgctctCCCCAAATCTCCCAAAGTCTTGCGCACTCGACCGCCTCGTGTTTGCTGCTTCTCTCCCAGATCTCATCCAGAGCCGCGCGTCGCTGCCCGCCCAGTGCTCCTTTCCCAAATCCATCCCACCTCACCTCCGCTCGCCACTCACCAGAGCTGGAGACCCGGCAgcaaccgccggccaccgtttCGTGgagccgcgccgctgcccgcccACTGCTCCTCTCCCAAATCCACGCCTCCTCGCATCCGCCTGCCATTCACCGGAGCGGGAGACCGGgcagccccgccggccgccgcgtccaGGAGCCGCCGCATCGACCCACGGGAGAGCAGGAGGCGCGCCGCCCACCGCTCGAATTGCAAGAAATGCGGGACCCGCAGGAGGCTGCAGGCGGCGAGAGCGCGTGAGGGACCGCGGGAGCCGGCGCGTGCCTTGTGCTCGCATCCGTGCGGGGGACCTCCCAGGAGGCGGATGCTGCACAGTATGGACTATGGAGCACATCCATTCGTGCGGGCGCAGAGCgcatcggtggcggcggccgcgaagcCGCATGGGCCGTATCGATCCCCTTGCCTGCCCGACTGCCCGAGCCCCTCGTCACGCTCCATCTTTCAATCTCCATCAAG ATACGTAGTGACAAGGAATGAGGAGAACAAGGAAAACGATCTTGGTCCTGCACCTCTGGAAGAAATGGCTCCAG
- the LOC120669580 gene encoding zinc finger BED domain-containing protein RICESLEEPER 1-like isoform X2, whose amino-acid sequence MEAFQNHKSSLKDFFGSWNSRFSLAAYLWTSNQNTGYLVITCHYIDEDWKVQKRIIKFSVVKTPHDGFNLYSVMLKTIRYYNIEGKLFSITLDNVSANKSMMDLLQENLLVKSMLHCNGDLFHVRCAAHVLNLIVKDGLEVIDGVINDIRESVKYIRGSTSRKEKFDEIIVEVGIDCGSHPTLDVPTYWNSTCDMLESALPFREAFYELDRQDPNYIYSPSLEEWQKAKVVCNLLKVFKKATNVVFGSKYPTSNLYFHEMWSVKEVLDKESSSQNPIIASIVKEMKTKFEKYWKISYLSNCIPVLLDPRFKFGFVEFRLNKAFGDTTSVDKVDKAMRSLYNGYLSEMGESFNCSAQGVEMQVQKKFTRGPTGVNT is encoded by the coding sequence ATGGAGGCTTTTCAGAATCATAAGTCATCACTAAAAGATTTTTTTGGAAGTTGGAACTCTAGATTCTCATTAGCAGCTTATTTATGGACATCTAATCAAAATACTGGATATTTGGTAATCACATGTCATTACATTGATGAAGATTGGAAAGTTCAAAAGAGAATCATTAAATTTTCTGTGGTCAAAACACCACATGACGGGTTCAATCTTTATAGTGTAATGCTAAAAACCATTCGGTATTATAATATTGAGGGCAAACTTTTTAGCATTACACTGGATAATGTGAGTGCTAACAAATCGATGATGGATTTGTTACAAGAAAATTTGTTAGTAAAGTCTATGCTGCATTGCAATGGAGATCTATTTCATGTCCGTTGTGCAGCTCATGTCCTTAATCTTATTGTAAAAGATGGTTTGGAAGTGATTGATGGAGTAATCAATGATATAAGAGAAAGCGTGAAGTACATTAGGGGTTCCACATCTAGAAAGGAGAAATTTGATGAGATAATAGTAGAGGTGGGCATAGATTGTGGGAGTCATCCTACATTGGATGTGCCAACATATTGGAACTCTACTTGTGATATGTTGGAGTCAGCTTTGCCATTTAGAGAAGCTTTTTATGAGTTAGATAGGCAAGACCCCAACTACATATACTCCCCATCACTTGAAGAATGGCAAAAGGCTAAAGTGGTCTGCAATTTGTTAAAGGTATTCAAGAAAGCAACTAATGTTGTTTTCGGTTCAAAATACCCCACCTCTAATCTTTATTTTCATGAAATGTGGAGTGTGAAAGAAGTATTGGACAAGGAATCATCAAGTCAAAACCCAATTATTGCATCTATAGTGAAAGAAATGAAGACGAAGTTTGAGAAATATTGGAAAATATCATACTTATCAAATTGCATACCAGTTCTACTTGATCCTCGATTCAAGTTTGGATTTGTTGAGTTTCGCTTAAACAAGGCTTTTGGAGACACAACCAGTGTTGATAAAGTAGATAAAGCTATGAGAAGTTTGTACAACGGATACTTATCTGAAATGGGAGAGTCCTTTAATTGTTCTGCTCAAGGAGTTGAGATGCAAGTTCAGAAAAAGTTCACTCGTGGTCCGACTGGAGTCAACACATGA
- the LOC120669927 gene encoding 3-ketoacyl-CoA synthase 6-like, with protein sequence MSSPPQLAAGDGKGLVKAVYRRVVDNFLAVVTVPLAAAALVAAARSGPDGELAAGRLLREARPVHLFLAAFLPAAAATVYLMLRPRTVYLVDYACFRTAPNCRVPFSTFLEHARQVPALNERSVRFMTKLLERSGLGEETCLPPAHHYIPPYTYSTLDAARGEVELVVFGALDDLFAKTGVSPGAVDILVVNCSLFCPTPSFVDMIIRRYGMREDIRNVHLAGMGCSAGLISVGLARNFLQVAPRGARALVVSTETITPNYYVGTERAMLLPNCLFRIGGAAALLSNSPAGARFRLRHVVRTLTGAQDDAAYTCVFQQEDERGNVGINLNKDLMAIAGNALKANITAIGPLVLPASEQLLFALSFIARKVLSGRFRPYIPDFSTAFEHFCIHAGGRAVIDELQRSLALSDEQVEASRMALHRFGNTSSSSLWYELAYIEAKGRMRKGDRVWMIGFGSGFKCNSAAWECIVPAATAEGPWATAIHRYPVDIPDVLKH encoded by the coding sequence ATGAGCTCGCCAccccagctcgccgccggcgacggcaagGGCCTCGTCAAGGCCGTGTACCGCCGCGTCGTGGACAACTTCCTTGCCGTCGTGACGGTgccgctcgcggccgccgccctcgtcgccgCGGCGCGGTCCGGGCCCGACGGGGagctggccgccggccggctccTCCGGGAGGCGCGGCCCGTGCACCTGTTCCTGGCCGCGTTCctcccggccgcggcggcgaccgtgtACCTCATGCTGCGCCCGCGCACGGTGTACCTGGTGGACTACGCCTGCTTCCGCACGGCGCCCAACTGCCGCGTGCCCTTCTCCACGTTCCTGGAGCACGCGAGGCAGGTGCCGGCGCTCAACGAGCGCAGCGTCCGGTTCATGACCAAGCTGCTGGAGCGGTCGGGGCTCGGGGAGGAGACGTGCCTCCCCCCCGCGCACCACTACATCCCGCCGTACACCTACTCCACCCTcgacgcggcgcgcggcgaggtggagctCGTCGTGTTCGGGGCCCTCGACGACCTGTTCGCCAAGACCGGGGTCAGCCCCGGCGCCGTCGACATCCTCGTCGTCAACTGCAGCCTCTTCTGCCCGACCCCGTCCTTCGTCGACATGATCATCCGCAGGTACGGGATGCGGGAGGACATCCGGAACGTGCACCTCGCCGGCATGGGGTGCAGCGCGGGGCTCATCTCCGTGGGGCTGGCGCGCAACTTCCTGCAGGTGGCGCcccggggcgcgcgcgcgctggTGGTGTCCACGGAGACCATCACGCCCAACTACTACGTCGGCACCGAGCGCGCCATGCTCCTGCCCAACTGCCTCTTCCgcatcggcggcgcggcggcgctgctgtccAACTCCCCGGCCGGGGCCCGGTTCCGGCTCCGGCACGTCGTGCGCACGCTGACCGGCGCGCAGGACGACGCCGCGTACACGTGCGTGTTCCAGCAGGAGGACGAGCGGGGCAACGTCGGGATCAACCTGAACAAGGACCTGATGGCCATCGCCGGGAACGCGCTCAAGGCGAACATCACCGCGATCGGGCCGCTGGTGCTGCCGGCGTCGGAGCAGCTGCTGTTCGCGCTCTCCTTCATCGCGCGCAAGGTGCTGAGCGGCAGGTTCCGGCCGTACATCCCCGACTTCAGCACGGCGTTCGAGCACTTCTGCATCCACGCGGGCGGCCGCGCGGTGATCGACGAGCTGCAGCGCAGCCTGGCGCTGTCGGACGAGCAGGTGGAGGCGTCGCGGATGGCGCTGCACCGGTTCGGCAACACGTCGAGCAGCTCGCTCTGGTACGAGCTGGCCTACATCGAGGCCAAGGGCCGGATGAGGAAGGGCGACCGCGTGTGGATGATCGGCTTCGGGTCCGGGTTCAAGTGCAACAGCGCGGCGTGGGAGTGCATCGtgccggcggccacggcggagggGCCGTGGGCCACGGCGATCCACAGGTACCCGGTGGACATTCCGGACGTGCTCAAGCACTGA